Proteins encoded by one window of Roseibium sp. Sym1:
- a CDS encoding pyridoxal-phosphate dependent enzyme, translating into MEALKNSWLGKGLPDAADLAEGAVSQTPEMADAFLEKSADKRPTPLLDLPGLAGELGVGALFIKDERDRMGLGSFKALGAAYAIAKRAGQRLRDGEATNLETALEGETFACASAGNHGLSLAAGAPLYGAKAVVFVSETVPEAFAVRLRHKGAQVVRAGATYEDSMEAARKQAAEEGWILLPDSTWPGMTDAGRDVMEGYLIMGNEIARQIPAPPTHVFLQAGVGGLAAACAVSARATCGRDVTIVVVEPEHAPALNASIEAGRPVTAPGPVSIMGRLDCKEPSHLALKYLAREADDFVTISDAEAADTVAWLAGYGLATTASGAAGIAVLHHAGALRDALKLTGNSRVLCYLSEGPEDG; encoded by the coding sequence ATGGAGGCGTTGAAAAATTCCTGGCTGGGCAAGGGTCTTCCCGATGCTGCAGACCTGGCGGAGGGCGCGGTTTCGCAAACACCGGAGATGGCCGACGCCTTTCTGGAAAAAAGCGCGGACAAGCGGCCGACGCCGCTGCTCGACCTGCCCGGCCTCGCCGGGGAACTCGGTGTCGGTGCGCTCTTCATCAAGGACGAGCGCGACCGTATGGGCCTCGGCAGCTTCAAGGCGCTGGGCGCCGCCTACGCGATCGCCAAGCGGGCCGGGCAAAGACTGCGCGACGGTGAGGCGACGAACCTCGAAACGGCCCTGGAGGGCGAGACCTTCGCCTGCGCCAGCGCCGGCAATCACGGTTTGTCCCTGGCAGCCGGCGCACCGCTCTACGGCGCGAAGGCGGTGGTCTTCGTTTCCGAAACCGTGCCCGAAGCCTTTGCAGTGCGGCTTCGGCACAAGGGAGCGCAGGTGGTTCGCGCCGGGGCGACCTATGAAGACAGCATGGAAGCCGCCCGGAAGCAGGCGGCCGAAGAAGGCTGGATCCTGCTGCCCGACAGCACCTGGCCGGGCATGACCGATGCAGGACGGGACGTGATGGAAGGCTACCTGATCATGGGCAACGAGATTGCCCGGCAGATCCCCGCGCCGCCGACCCATGTCTTCCTGCAGGCCGGTGTCGGCGGCCTCGCCGCGGCCTGCGCCGTCAGCGCCCGCGCCACCTGCGGCCGCGATGTCACCATTGTCGTTGTCGAACCGGAGCATGCCCCCGCGCTGAACGCCAGCATCGAAGCGGGCCGCCCGGTCACCGCGCCGGGGCCGGTCTCGATCATGGGCCGCCTTGACTGCAAGGAGCCATCCCACCTGGCACTGAAATACCTGGCGCGGGAAGCCGATGACTTCGTCACCATTTCAGACGCGGAAGCCGCCGATACCGTCGCGTGGCTGGCCGGGTACGGCCTTGCGACCACCGCGTCGGGAGCCGCCGGCATCGCCGTCCTTCACCATGCGGGTGCCTTGCGTGACGCCCTCAAGCTGACCGGGAATTCCCGGGTGCTGTGTTACCTGTCGGAAGGGCCGGAAGATGGCTGA
- a CDS encoding MarR family winged helix-turn-helix transcriptional regulator codes for MSFKKDTSAGYLANHMARLFAAGLQRRIKPLGLSPGQFPALVALWAKEGRTQKELVELLDIEQATLANTLARMERDGLISRRASQEDGRVQEIFLTDKARALEEQAIGSALAQNAEALAGFSDEEKTRFLDYMRRAIAAMQTVEAGPSR; via the coding sequence ATGAGTTTCAAAAAAGACACCTCCGCCGGTTACCTCGCCAACCATATGGCCCGCCTGTTCGCCGCGGGCTTGCAGCGGCGCATCAAGCCGCTGGGCCTGTCGCCGGGCCAGTTTCCCGCCCTGGTCGCTCTCTGGGCAAAGGAAGGGCGGACGCAAAAGGAACTGGTCGAACTGCTTGATATCGAACAGGCGACCCTCGCCAACACGCTGGCGCGCATGGAACGGGACGGGCTGATCAGCCGCAGGGCGAGCCAGGAAGACGGCCGGGTCCAGGAGATCTTCCTGACCGACAAGGCGAGAGCGCTCGAAGAGCAGGCCATCGGCTCGGCCCTGGCACAGAATGCGGAGGCGCTTGCCGGGTTTTCCGACGAGGAAAAAACCCGGTTCCTGGACTATATGCGCCGGGCGATCGCGGCGATGCAGACGGTGGAAGCCGGTCCGTCCAGATGA
- a CDS encoding cytochrome b/b6 domain-containing protein, producing MAVRYRPAGRALHWLIAALALAALASGYLLTRPGSYSVTLLQVHLAFGAAAGLLSLIRVLLWLTLGAPPPVFETPTRLQANLSGSVHILLRLVPLLLLVSGAGMMILSGAYSAIAGGTLAGLVPFQDLPPRTLHHAAAFLLAGLVGLHGLAALRHLARLPNFRTR from the coding sequence ATGGCTGTTCGGTACCGCCCCGCAGGCCGCGCCCTGCACTGGCTGATCGCGGCGCTGGCCCTGGCCGCGCTCGCCAGCGGCTACCTGCTCACCCGGCCCGGCAGCTATTCCGTCACGCTGCTGCAGGTCCATCTCGCCTTCGGCGCCGCCGCAGGGCTGCTTTCGCTGATCAGGGTCCTGCTCTGGCTGACGCTGGGTGCACCGCCGCCCGTCTTCGAGACACCTACGCGCCTGCAGGCAAACCTGTCAGGGTCTGTGCACATCCTCTTGCGCCTGGTTCCCTTGCTGCTGCTGGTGAGCGGTGCAGGCATGATGATCCTTTCAGGCGCATACAGCGCCATCGCCGGGGGCACGCTGGCAGGCCTGGTGCCGTTCCAGGACCTGCCGCCCCGCACCCTCCACCATGCCGCTGCGTTCCTGCTGGCGGGCCTTGTCGGGTTGCACGGCCTCGCGGCGCTCCGGCACCTGGCGAGACTGCCGAATTTCAGGACACGATAG
- a CDS encoding aspartate-semialdehyde dehydrogenase, producing MGYKIAIAGATGNVGREMLDILAERGFPADEVVALASRRSQGTEVSFGDKTLKVQAMENYDFSDTDICLMSAGGTVSKEWSPKIGAKGCVVIDNSSAWRYDADVPLIVPEVNADAITGFTRKNIIANPNCSTAQLVVALKPLHDHAKIKRIVVSTYQSVSGGGKEAMEELFNQTRAVFVNDPIEPSKFTKRIAFNVIPHIDSFMEDGYTKEEWKVLAETKKMLDPAIKVTCTAVRVPVFIGHSESVNIEFENEITADEARNILREAPGCLVIDKQEDGGYITPYESAGEDATYISRIREDATIENGLNMWVVSDNLRKGAALNTVQIAEVLVNRGLITPKKAAA from the coding sequence ATGGGTTACAAGATCGCAATCGCAGGCGCCACCGGCAATGTCGGCCGCGAGATGCTCGACATTCTCGCCGAGCGCGGCTTTCCGGCGGATGAAGTCGTCGCTCTCGCCTCGCGCCGCTCGCAGGGCACCGAGGTTTCCTTCGGCGACAAGACGCTGAAGGTTCAGGCCATGGAGAATTACGACTTCTCCGACACCGATATCTGCCTGATGTCCGCGGGCGGCACCGTTTCCAAGGAATGGTCGCCGAAGATCGGCGCCAAGGGCTGCGTTGTCATCGACAACTCCTCCGCCTGGCGCTACGACGCCGATGTGCCGCTGATCGTGCCGGAAGTGAACGCCGATGCCATCACCGGCTTCACCAGGAAAAACATCATCGCCAACCCGAACTGCTCCACCGCCCAGCTGGTCGTGGCGTTGAAGCCCCTGCATGACCATGCCAAGATCAAGCGCATCGTCGTGTCCACCTACCAGTCGGTATCCGGTGGCGGCAAGGAAGCGATGGAAGAGCTGTTCAACCAGACCCGTGCGGTTTTCGTGAACGACCCGATCGAACCGTCGAAATTCACCAAGCGCATCGCCTTCAACGTCATTCCGCATATCGACAGCTTCATGGAAGACGGCTACACCAAGGAAGAATGGAAGGTGCTGGCCGAAACCAAGAAGATGCTCGATCCGGCCATCAAGGTGACCTGCACCGCCGTGCGCGTGCCGGTGTTCATCGGCCACTCGGAAAGCGTCAACATCGAGTTCGAAAACGAGATCACCGCGGACGAAGCACGCAACATCCTGCGCGAGGCACCGGGTTGCCTGGTCATCGACAAGCAGGAAGACGGCGGCTACATCACGCCTTACGAGAGCGCCGGCGAGGACGCGACCTATATCTCGCGCATCCGCGAGGACGCGACCATCGAGAACGGCCTCAACATGTGGGTGGTTTCCGACAACCTGCGCAAGGGCGCGGCGCTCAACACGGTCCAGATTGCCGAGGTCCTGGTCAATCGCGGCCTGATCACGCCGAAGAAGGCCGCGGCCTGA
- a CDS encoding antibiotic biosynthesis monooxygenase family protein — translation MATETVTTEPVTLINAFEVPAGEIDRTIAFWEKARDFLKEQPGFRSTRLHRALSPETRFQLINVARWQSPEAFRAAMRKMQQSDLAGEMRGTVFHAGLYRVIRTDGEDN, via the coding sequence ATGGCAACCGAAACAGTCACCACTGAGCCCGTCACGCTGATCAATGCCTTCGAAGTGCCTGCAGGCGAAATCGACCGGACCATCGCGTTCTGGGAAAAAGCCCGGGATTTTCTGAAGGAGCAGCCCGGTTTCCGTTCAACCCGACTGCACCGCGCGCTCTCCCCTGAGACAAGATTCCAGCTGATCAATGTGGCCAGGTGGCAGAGCCCCGAAGCGTTCCGCGCGGCCATGAGGAAAATGCAGCAGAGCGACCTCGCCGGAGAGATGCGCGGCACTGTCTTTCACGCGGGCCTTTACCGGGTGATCCGCACGGATGGGGAGGATAACTAA
- a CDS encoding peptide ABC transporter substrate-binding protein, whose amino-acid sequence MKTVLRIALLSLVWTGLLSGVAAATGSHPATGEPLADNQTFTYRIPSEPTSLDPQLASDVAGRDIIRDLFEGLFNQDENGDLVPGVATGYDLSGDKRTYRFRLRDTARWSNGDPVTAQDFVYAWRRAADPATNAPYQWFIELMSLENVDAITSGQKPVEALGVTAVDDHTLEVRLSTPLPYFPQMTVHTVTFPVPREAVETFGAAWTHPENIVSNGAYTLESHETDARSVRVRNPLYWDSAETILDRVVARVVPDENEGVTLFLAGEVDRTDVPAGFYERIRQNYPDETVSFPRLCNYYLVFNMSASAPEALQDRRVRQALSLAIDRRVITDEILAGGQREAYSFTPTEVAGFDPPETELAVLSQTERDNKARTLIAEAGYGTGGEPLAFNYLYNSSSAHKKIAEAIARMWQTKLGVEARIGELEWNDFLKVRSRQDFHMARGAWCGDYNEASTFLDLLGEDSGYNDGKYANPDVSRLLKQARTAPEAGPLYTEIEKILADDVPVIPVYDYSGSYLLKSNVENWPVRNAQQNWYSKNLYRTPR is encoded by the coding sequence ATGAAGACTGTTCTCCGAATTGCGCTCCTGTCCCTCGTCTGGACTGGACTGTTGTCCGGGGTTGCTGCCGCGACAGGCAGTCATCCGGCAACAGGTGAACCGCTCGCCGACAACCAGACATTCACTTACCGGATTCCGTCGGAACCAACATCGCTGGACCCGCAATTGGCCTCGGACGTCGCCGGCCGCGACATCATCCGCGATCTCTTCGAAGGACTGTTCAACCAGGATGAAAACGGCGACCTGGTCCCGGGGGTCGCGACCGGCTACGACCTTTCCGGCGACAAAAGAACCTACCGGTTCCGATTGCGTGATACGGCCAGATGGTCCAACGGCGATCCGGTCACGGCACAGGATTTTGTCTATGCCTGGCGCCGTGCGGCAGACCCGGCCACGAATGCCCCTTACCAGTGGTTCATCGAACTGATGTCGTTGGAAAACGTCGACGCAATCACCTCCGGCCAAAAACCTGTCGAGGCCCTGGGCGTGACTGCAGTGGACGACCACACGCTTGAGGTCCGCCTTTCAACGCCGCTGCCCTACTTTCCGCAAATGACCGTGCACACCGTGACATTTCCGGTCCCGCGCGAAGCGGTGGAAACCTTCGGCGCGGCCTGGACACATCCGGAAAACATCGTCTCCAACGGCGCGTATACGCTCGAATCTCACGAGACGGACGCCCGGTCCGTACGCGTGCGCAACCCGCTTTACTGGGACAGTGCCGAAACCATCTTGGACCGGGTCGTGGCCCGCGTCGTCCCGGACGAAAACGAGGGTGTGACGCTGTTTCTGGCGGGTGAGGTCGACCGCACGGACGTTCCCGCCGGCTTTTACGAGCGGATACGGCAGAACTATCCCGACGAAACGGTCAGTTTTCCGCGTCTTTGCAACTATTACCTCGTCTTCAACATGTCGGCCAGTGCGCCGGAGGCCTTGCAGGACAGGCGTGTGCGGCAGGCGCTTTCGCTCGCGATCGACCGGCGTGTCATCACCGACGAGATTCTGGCCGGCGGCCAGAGAGAAGCCTATTCCTTCACCCCGACCGAAGTTGCAGGGTTCGATCCGCCCGAGACCGAATTGGCCGTCCTCAGCCAGACGGAACGGGACAACAAGGCCAGAACGTTGATCGCGGAAGCAGGGTACGGCACGGGCGGTGAGCCTCTTGCCTTCAACTATCTCTACAATTCCTCGTCCGCCCACAAGAAAATCGCCGAAGCGATCGCGCGGATGTGGCAGACCAAACTCGGCGTCGAAGCCCGGATCGGCGAACTCGAATGGAACGACTTTTTGAAAGTACGCTCCCGGCAGGACTTCCACATGGCGCGCGGAGCATGGTGCGGCGATTACAACGAGGCGTCGACCTTCCTCGACCTGCTCGGCGAAGACAGTGGATACAATGACGGAAAATACGCCAACCCCGATGTCTCCAGGCTCCTGAAACAGGCCCGAACAGCTCCGGAGGCCGGCCCGCTCTATACGGAGATCGAGAAAATTCTCGCCGACGATGTGCCGGTCATTCCCGTCTATGACTATTCCGGGTCCTACCTGCTGAAAAGCAATGTCGAAAACTGGCCGGTCAGGAACGCCCAGCAGAACTGGTATTCGAAGAATCTCTACAGGACGCCCCGGTGA
- a CDS encoding maleate cis-trans isomerase family protein: MQLPFEIDHSVETTKALGLIVLSADETIEREFREIFHRQAAALYHTRIESAPDVTPETLMLMKDRLTDAAGFLPGNTPLSVVGYACTSGATVIGADAVAAAVGRAHGSAKVTNPASAVVAALKHLNVTRVGVVSPYVEEVSNAVCALLRDNDLDPVRVGSFGQGEEAVVARIALGSVEDAICSVGSDPQVEAVFTSCTNLRTFPVIEACEKRLGKPVISSNLALAWHMMTLAGLGTAGQGPGRLFAG; the protein is encoded by the coding sequence ATGCAGTTGCCGTTTGAAATTGATCACAGCGTGGAAACGACCAAGGCGCTGGGCCTGATCGTGCTGTCCGCCGACGAGACCATCGAACGCGAGTTCCGGGAAATCTTTCACCGGCAGGCCGCCGCGCTCTACCACACCAGGATCGAAAGTGCGCCGGACGTCACGCCGGAAACCCTGATGCTGATGAAGGACCGGCTCACGGATGCGGCCGGGTTCCTGCCCGGAAACACGCCGCTCAGTGTCGTCGGTTACGCCTGTACCTCGGGAGCGACCGTGATCGGTGCGGACGCCGTGGCGGCCGCGGTCGGAAGGGCGCATGGCTCGGCCAAGGTGACCAACCCGGCCAGCGCGGTCGTCGCCGCGCTCAAGCACCTGAACGTGACGAGGGTCGGCGTCGTCTCGCCCTATGTCGAGGAGGTCTCGAACGCGGTCTGCGCCCTGTTGCGGGACAACGACCTCGACCCGGTCCGGGTCGGCTCCTTCGGTCAGGGCGAGGAGGCCGTTGTCGCGCGGATCGCGCTCGGGTCGGTGGAAGACGCGATCTGCTCCGTGGGATCCGACCCGCAGGTCGAGGCCGTCTTCACCTCCTGCACCAACCTGCGCACCTTCCCGGTGATCGAGGCCTGCGAGAAACGGCTCGGCAAACCGGTGATCAGCTCCAATCTCGCCCTGGCCTGGCACATGATGACCCTCGCCGGTCTCGGCACGGCCGGACAGGGACCTGGCCGGTTGTTCGCCGGTTGA
- a CDS encoding multidrug effflux MFS transporter, producing the protein MQIGYVRSAVVLGLLAAVGPFAIDLYLPAMAEIVRDLQTDDAAVHMTFTVYFIAFGIAQLVYGPLADRFGRKPPVFLGLIVFITGSFLCATASDVSALTLGRFVQALGAAAPMVIVRAVVRDLHTGTEATRLMALIMLVFSVSPMLAPLTGSLIIQFGSWRLIFVVLGIIALAAVAQMALLLPETLPPDRRARIDLVAMTRSAIYLLRDPKFMGLTLIGGFSLGSFFVFLAAAPLVYMTQYGLTPTGFSLVFALNAVGFFASSQFAAPLGQRFGMGRVALLAVCGFAASTSLLTFLVWSGIDDLPVLMALFFVGNSCLGQVIAPVMVMALEEHGEHAGMASSLGGTFQMVAGGVMIFACSPFFDRTALPLTGAVTACALIALVLALLVLRPQARGRTAT; encoded by the coding sequence ATGCAGATCGGATACGTGCGCTCCGCCGTCGTGCTGGGGCTGTTGGCCGCTGTCGGCCCTTTTGCAATCGACCTTTATCTGCCCGCCATGGCTGAAATCGTCCGGGATCTCCAGACGGATGACGCCGCGGTGCACATGACGTTCACGGTCTATTTCATCGCTTTCGGCATCGCACAGCTGGTCTACGGACCGCTGGCGGACAGGTTCGGGCGCAAGCCCCCCGTTTTCCTCGGCCTGATCGTTTTCATCACCGGATCCTTCCTGTGCGCGACGGCATCCGATGTATCGGCGCTCACCCTGGGACGCTTTGTCCAGGCACTCGGCGCGGCCGCGCCGATGGTGATCGTGCGGGCGGTCGTGCGCGACCTTCATACCGGCACGGAAGCGACCCGGCTGATGGCCCTGATCATGCTCGTCTTCAGCGTCTCGCCGATGCTGGCACCGCTGACAGGCAGCCTGATCATCCAGTTCGGCAGCTGGCGGTTGATCTTCGTCGTTCTCGGCATCATTGCCCTGGCCGCCGTGGCGCAGATGGCGCTGCTTCTGCCGGAAACGCTGCCGCCGGACCGCCGTGCCCGCATTGATCTTGTCGCCATGACCCGCAGCGCAATCTACCTGCTCCGCGACCCGAAATTCATGGGCCTGACGCTGATCGGCGGGTTTTCACTGGGAAGCTTTTTCGTCTTTCTCGCCGCGGCTCCGCTTGTCTACATGACGCAATACGGCCTGACCCCGACCGGCTTCAGCCTTGTTTTCGCGTTGAATGCGGTCGGCTTCTTCGCCTCTTCCCAGTTCGCGGCGCCTCTCGGCCAGCGCTTTGGCATGGGCCGGGTCGCCTTGCTGGCGGTCTGCGGATTCGCCGCCTCGACGTCCCTGCTGACCTTTCTGGTCTGGAGCGGAATAGACGATCTGCCGGTGCTGATGGCGTTGTTCTTCGTCGGCAATTCCTGTCTCGGCCAGGTGATTGCCCCTGTCATGGTGATGGCCCTTGAGGAACATGGCGAACACGCCGGCATGGCCTCTTCCCTTGGCGGCACCTTCCAGATGGTTGCCGGCGGCGTGATGATCTTTGCCTGCAGCCCGTTCTTCGACCGGACGGCGCTTCCATTGACCGGTGCCGTCACGGCCTGCGCCCTGATCGCCCTGGTGCTGGCGCTTCTGGTCCTGCGGCCTCAGGCCCGCGGCAGAACCGCGACCTGA
- a CDS encoding esterase-like activity of phytase family protein, which translates to MANLRGRFLKGVSLAVLFGLGAVPAAHAEYFERINSYPVYKTLPEGADKATETVAEIIYASKDGRTLAFTDSPGEAIVFVNAANPLNIQPMARVALGGEPTSVAVGDKAAYAGVNTSDDFINASGHLAVIALDGMGITATCDAKGQPDSVAISPDGKFLAIAIENERDEDLNDGVIPQMPAGHLAIFDLDENGAPTNCDAVRIVDMTGLAEVAPTDPEPEFVSINSKNQAVVTLQENNHIAIVDLASGDVVASFSAGTATAENVPVKKARMSDASGSTENVRREPDAVAWIDDERFVTANEGDYEGGSRGFTIWTAEGDVLFDSGNQMEHLGMSHGHYPAKRAHKKGTEPEGVAVGEFGGETLIFVNSERGNFVAVYKDTGGEPEFVQLLPTHVGPEGLLAIPNRDLFAVANEVDEDGVRAHVSLYQYGADTPSYPSIVSITDPEKGAPIGWGALSALAADPTDANRLYAVSDSFYDDARIYTLDISSKPAKISSYVTVTGFNQSKLDLEGISVARDGGFWLASEGHPENDRRHLLLKVGTDGAVQEEITLPQSLIDQAQRFSFEGVAEFEMDGQTLVAVAVQREWKDDPKGMTKLAIYNPAEKSWGFVHYPLDAPKSAAGGWVGLSEIVSLGKGRFAILERDNKGGEDAAIKQITTVSLEGVTPAAHGEELPVLEKAFKVDLLPAMAKGKGWVLDKPEGLTITADGRLILVTDNDGVDDAPGETQLIDLGPASRLN; encoded by the coding sequence ATGGCGAACCTTCGCGGGCGTTTTTTGAAAGGCGTCAGCCTTGCCGTTCTGTTCGGTCTCGGGGCCGTGCCGGCGGCGCATGCCGAGTATTTCGAGCGTATCAATTCCTATCCGGTCTACAAGACCCTGCCGGAAGGCGCCGACAAGGCGACCGAGACCGTCGCGGAGATCATCTACGCTTCCAAGGACGGCCGCACATTGGCCTTCACCGACAGCCCGGGTGAAGCCATCGTCTTCGTCAATGCGGCCAATCCGCTGAACATCCAGCCAATGGCCCGCGTCGCGCTCGGCGGCGAGCCGACCTCCGTCGCCGTTGGTGACAAGGCCGCCTATGCCGGCGTCAACACGTCCGATGACTTTATCAATGCGTCCGGCCACCTGGCCGTGATCGCGCTTGATGGCATGGGCATCACCGCGACCTGCGACGCCAAGGGCCAGCCGGACAGCGTTGCCATTTCCCCGGACGGCAAGTTCCTGGCCATTGCGATCGAGAACGAGCGCGACGAAGACCTCAATGACGGTGTCATCCCGCAGATGCCGGCGGGTCACCTGGCCATCTTCGATCTCGATGAAAACGGCGCTCCGACCAACTGCGACGCGGTGCGCATCGTCGACATGACCGGCCTGGCCGAGGTCGCTCCCACCGATCCGGAGCCGGAGTTCGTTTCCATCAACTCGAAGAACCAGGCCGTCGTTACCCTGCAGGAAAACAATCATATCGCGATTGTCGATCTTGCCTCGGGCGACGTGGTTGCCAGTTTCTCCGCAGGCACCGCGACCGCGGAAAATGTTCCGGTGAAAAAGGCGCGCATGAGCGATGCCTCCGGATCCACCGAAAATGTCCGCCGCGAACCGGATGCGGTTGCCTGGATCGATGACGAGCGGTTCGTCACCGCAAACGAAGGCGACTATGAAGGCGGGTCCCGCGGCTTCACGATCTGGACTGCCGAGGGCGATGTGCTGTTCGACAGCGGCAACCAGATGGAACATCTGGGCATGTCCCATGGCCATTACCCGGCCAAGCGCGCCCACAAGAAAGGCACCGAGCCGGAAGGTGTTGCCGTGGGCGAATTCGGCGGCGAGACCCTGATCTTCGTCAATTCCGAGCGCGGCAACTTCGTTGCCGTCTACAAGGATACCGGCGGTGAGCCGGAATTCGTCCAGCTTCTGCCGACCCATGTCGGTCCGGAAGGTCTTCTGGCGATCCCGAACCGCGATCTCTTCGCCGTTGCCAACGAAGTCGACGAGGACGGCGTACGCGCGCATGTCTCGCTCTACCAGTATGGCGCGGACACGCCGTCCTATCCGTCCATCGTCTCGATTACCGACCCGGAAAAGGGCGCGCCGATCGGCTGGGGCGCCCTGTCGGCCCTGGCCGCGGATCCTACCGACGCCAACAGGCTCTATGCGGTCAGCGACAGCTTCTATGACGATGCCCGCATCTACACGTTGGACATCTCCTCGAAGCCGGCGAAGATCAGCTCCTACGTGACCGTCACCGGGTTCAACCAGTCCAAGCTGGACCTGGAAGGCATTTCCGTTGCCAGGGACGGCGGCTTCTGGCTTGCGTCCGAAGGTCATCCGGAAAACGACCGCCGTCACCTGCTGCTGAAGGTCGGCACCGACGGTGCGGTCCAGGAAGAAATCACGCTGCCGCAGTCGCTGATCGACCAGGCGCAGCGTTTCTCCTTCGAAGGCGTGGCCGAATTCGAGATGGATGGCCAGACGCTTGTGGCCGTTGCCGTTCAGCGTGAATGGAAGGACGACCCGAAAGGCATGACCAAGCTGGCCATTTACAATCCGGCCGAGAAATCATGGGGCTTTGTCCATTACCCGCTCGATGCGCCGAAAAGTGCTGCCGGCGGCTGGGTCGGCCTGTCGGAAATCGTTTCGCTCGGCAAAGGCAGGTTCGCCATCCTGGAGCGTGACAACAAGGGTGGTGAAGACGCCGCGATCAAGCAGATCACCACCGTTTCGCTGGAAGGGGTAACCCCGGCAGCCCATGGCGAGGAGCTTCCGGTCCTGGAAAAGGCCTTCAAGGTGGACCTCCTGCCGGCGATGGCGAAAGGCAAGGGCTGGGTCCTGGACAAGCCGGAAGGCCTGACCATCACCGCCGACGGCCGCCTGATCCTGGTGACCGACAATGACGGTGTCGACGACGCGCCGGGCGAAACCCAGCTGATCGATCTCGGCCCGGCCTCGCGCCTGAACTAG
- a CDS encoding M24 family metallopeptidase, whose protein sequence is MAEPDFPESEFAQRTERAQAAMRQAGLDALFFTTEADVRYFSGFRTLFWQSPTRPWFLVVPKSGKPVAVIPQIGAHLMSATWLDDIRTFSAPHPVDDGIALLAGLLEDYPRIGMPMGRESSLRMPLEDFWSLRERLPGAEFVNATGLVQALRQVKSELELDKLRAICRIGSDGFAAAPALFREGQTLKDAFRAFRIELLEKGADDVPYLVGGAGPGGYGDVISPPTDQLLRAGDVLMLDTGATKDGYFCDFDRNFAIGFAGETVKRAHETLVAAVNAAAEIARPGRTCADLYRAMAATIGQGEGDVGRLGHGLGMQLTEAPSLTGFDDTVLKERMVLTLEPGIDLGEGRMMVHEENIVIRDGSPEFLSTPAAPEIPVIAP, encoded by the coding sequence ATGGCTGAGCCGGATTTCCCGGAGAGCGAATTCGCGCAGAGAACAGAGCGCGCCCAGGCGGCCATGCGGCAGGCAGGCCTGGATGCGCTGTTTTTCACCACGGAAGCGGACGTCCGCTACTTTTCCGGGTTCCGGACCCTGTTCTGGCAGAGCCCGACCCGGCCCTGGTTCCTGGTCGTGCCGAAAAGCGGCAAGCCGGTCGCGGTGATCCCGCAGATCGGCGCCCACCTGATGTCCGCCACCTGGCTGGACGACATCCGCACCTTCTCCGCGCCGCATCCGGTGGATGACGGCATCGCGCTGCTCGCCGGGCTCCTTGAGGACTATCCCCGGATCGGCATGCCCATGGGCCGGGAAAGTTCGCTGCGCATGCCGCTTGAGGACTTCTGGTCGCTCCGGGAACGCCTTCCCGGCGCCGAATTTGTCAATGCCACCGGTCTCGTCCAGGCCCTGAGACAGGTGAAATCGGAGCTGGAACTCGACAAGCTGCGTGCAATCTGCCGGATCGGTTCCGACGGTTTCGCCGCCGCACCGGCCCTGTTCCGTGAAGGACAGACGCTCAAGGATGCCTTTCGCGCCTTCCGGATCGAGCTTCTCGAAAAAGGCGCCGACGACGTGCCGTACCTGGTCGGCGGCGCCGGTCCCGGCGGCTATGGCGACGTCATTTCCCCACCGACCGATCAGCTTTTGCGTGCCGGCGACGTGCTGATGCTCGACACCGGCGCCACAAAGGACGGTTATTTCTGCGATTTCGACCGCAACTTCGCCATCGGCTTTGCCGGCGAAACGGTCAAGCGGGCCCATGAAACCCTGGTGGCCGCGGTCAACGCCGCCGCCGAGATTGCCCGGCCGGGTCGAACCTGCGCCGATCTCTATCGTGCCATGGCGGCAACGATCGGTCAGGGCGAAGGCGATGTCGGCCGGCTCGGCCACGGTCTCGGCATGCAATTGACCGAAGCCCCGTCCCTGACCGGGTTCGACGACACCGTCCTGAAGGAACGGATGGTGCTGACGCTGGAACCCGGCATCGATCTCGGCGAAGGCCGGATGATGGTGCATGAGGAAAACATCGTCATCCGTGATGGCTCTCCGGAATTCCTGAGCACGCCCGCCGCGCCGGAAATTCCCGTTATTGCGCCCTGA